In Triticum urartu cultivar G1812 chromosome 6, Tu2.1, whole genome shotgun sequence, the following proteins share a genomic window:
- the LOC125516950 gene encoding uncharacterized protein LOC125516950, translating into MAPDSEVFASDSLYVPVVLVEPTTAVAAAAAALKLAAAKAKKDGRSNNMKWQPFMSTFMLNKMCELISSGVRTDKGFKEVHLNTVVKQVFEFCGQEVSATQVYNHLRKWRSRWIQVSGLRDLSGASWDANTCSIVLEAEHYVGHVADHPRDAEFLNTPIQNYNQMQHIFSFGLATGKHAMGSGEPLGSPMPDFPGTPDVEVLDGPDKPATKPFNKPFDPVHDRKRKRGGLMEEEINVFCNMTEAVKEVATAIRE; encoded by the exons ATGGCACCTGATTCAGAGGTGTTCGCCTCTGATTCCCTCTATGTGCCAGTAGTGCTCGTTGAGCCAACTACTGCTGTTGCCGCTGCTGCCGCTGCACTCAAGCTAGCAGCAGCAAAGGCAAAGAAGGATGGTAGGTCGAACAACATGAAGTGGCAGCCATTCATGTCCACGTTCATGTTGAACAAGATGTGTGAGCTCATCTCTAGTGGAGTTAGGACTGACAAGGGCTTCAAGGAGGTGCACTTGAACACCGTTGTGAAGCAGGTGTTCGAGTTCTGTGGACAAGAGGTGTCTGCCACCCAGGTGTACAACCACCTGAGGAAGTGGAGAAGTCGATGGATCCAAGTGTCCGGGCTGAGAGACCTTAGCGGTGCCTCATGGGATGCGAACACTTGCTCCATAGTTCTGGAGGCAGAGCACTACGTCGGCCATGTCGCG GACCACCCAAGGGACGCTGAGTTCCTCAACACACCCATACAGAACTACAACCAGATGCAGCACATCTTCTCCTTCGGGCTGGCAACTGGGAAGCATGCCATGGGCTCGGGGGAGCCTCTTGGTTCTCCCATGCCAGACTTCCCTGGGACCCCGGACGTTGAGGTCCTCGATGGCCCTGACAAGCCCGCTACGAAGCCCTTCAACAAACCATTTGACCCCGTCCATGATAGGAAGAGGAAGAGAGGAGGCCTGATGGAGGAGGAGATCAATGTCTTCTGCAACATGACTGAGGCGGTGAAGGAGGTGGCAACAGCCATCAGGGAGTGA